A single region of the Oryzias latipes chromosome 19, ASM223467v1 genome encodes:
- the vcl gene encoding vinculin isoform X2, translated as MPVFHTKTIESILEPVAQQISHLVIMHEEGEVDGKAIPDLSAPVATVQAAVSNLVRVGKETVQTTEDQIMKRDMQPAFIKVENACAKLVQAASMLKSDPYAVPARDFLIDGSRGILSGTSDLLLTFDEAEVRKIIRVCKGILEYLTVAEVVESMEDLITYTKNLGPGMTKMAKMIDERQQELTHQEHRVMLVNSMNTVKELLPILISGIKIFVTTKTSGGQGVEEALKNRNFTFEKMSAEINEIIRVLQLTSWDEDAWANKDTESMKRALGLIDSKMAHAKNWLRDPNAPPGDAGEQAIRQILDEAGKVGELCTGKERRDIVGTAKTLGQITDQVSEMRARGQGASPVAVQKAQQVSHGLDVLTNKVENAARKLEAMTNSKQAIAKKIDAAQSWLADPKGGPEGEENIKALLTEAKKIADMCDDPKEREDALRSIKELATLTARLSDLRKMGKGDTPEARALAKQIATALQNLQSKTNKIVTNSRPAKAAVHLEGKIEQAQRWIDNPTVDDNGVGQTAIRGLAAEGRRLANALPGPYRQELMGKCERVEQLMAQLADLAARGEGDSPQARAVAQQLQEALKDLKGQMQEAMTQEVSDIFSDTTTPIKLLAVAATAPLDAPNRNEVFDERAANFENHANKLGATAEKAAAVGTANKSTVEGIQAAVKSTRDLTPQVVSAARILLRNPGNQAAYEHFETMKNQWIDNVEKMTGLVDEAIDTKSLLDASEEAIKNDLDKCRVAMTNHQPQMLVAGATSIARRANRILLVAKREVENSEDPKFREVVKAASDELSQTISPMVMSAKAVAAKIQDPSLQKGFLDSGFKILGAVAKVREAFQPPEPDFPPPPPELDQLNLNDEAAPPKPPLPEGEVPPPRPPPPEEKDEEFPEQKAGDVVNEPMMVAAKQLHDEARKWSSKGNDIIGAAKRMALLMAEMSRLVRGGSGNKRALIQCAKDIAKASDEVTKMAKEVAKQCTDKRIRTNLLQVCERIPTISTQLKILSTVKATMLGRTNISEEESEQATEMLVHNAQNLMQSVKETVREAEAASIKIRTDAGFTLHWVRKTPWYQ; from the exons ATGCCCGTTTTTCACACGAAGACTATAGAAAGTATCCTGGAGCCGGTGGCTCAGCAAATATCCCATCTGGTGATAATGCACGAGGAAGGTGAAGTTGACGGAAAGGCGATACCAGATCTATCGGCGCCGGTGGCTACGGTGCAGGCGGCCGTTAGCAACCTCGTCCGG GTTGGGAAGGAGACCGTTCAAACTACAGAAGACCAGATTATGAAAAGGGATATGCAACCTGCTTTTATCAA AGTGGAGAATGCATGCGCAAAGCTGGTGCAGGCTGCTTCCATGCTCAAATCGGACCCATACGCCGTTCCTGCTCGGGATTTTCTGATCGATGGTTCCCGGGGCATCCTGTCTGGAACATCTGATCTGCTTCTGACCTTTGATGAAGCTGAG gTCCGTAAAATCATCCGGGTGTGCAAAGGGATCCTGGAGTATCTGACTGTGGCAGAGGTGGTAGAATCAATGGAGGACTTGATCACGTACACAAAGAACCTCGGTCCAG GTATGACAAAGATGGCGAAGATGATAGATGAGCGGCAGCAGGAGCTCACGCATCAGGAGCATCGGGTGATGCTGGTCAACTCCATGAACACAGTCAAGGAGCTGCTGCCCATCCTCATCTCAG gTATCAAAATCTTTGTAACAACCAAGACGTCAGGTGGACAAGGTGTGGAAGAGGCTTTGAAGAACCGCAACTTCACCTTTGAGAAGATGAGCGCTGAGATCAATGAGATCATTCGGGTGCTGCAGCTTACGTCCTGGGACGAGGACGCCTGGGCCAACAAG GACACAGAATCCATGAAGAGGGCTCTGGGGCTTATTGACTCAAAGATGGCACATGCCAAAAACTGGCTAAGGGACCCAAATGCTCCACCAG GAGATGCAGGGGAACAGGCCATCCGTCAGATTCTGGACGAAGCGGGAAAAGTCGGGGAATTGTGTACGGGAAAGGAGCGCAGGGATATTGTGGGCACTGCAAAAACCCTGGGCCAGATTACAGATCAGGTGTCTGAAATGAGAGCCAG AGGTCAAGGAGCATCCCCAGTGGCCGTGCAGAAGGCCCAGCAGGTTTCCCACGGGCTCGACGTGCTGACAAACAAGGTTGAGAATGCGGCTCGCAAACTGGAGGCCATGACGAACTCTAAGCAGGCCATCGCTAAGAAGATTGATGCTGCACAA AGCTGGCTTGCAGATCCCAAAGGTGGCCCTGAGGGAGAAGAGAACATCAAGGCTTTGCTCACAGAAGCTAAGAAGATTGCTGACATGTGTGATGACCCCAAGGAAAGAGAAGATGCGTTGCGCTCTATTAAAGAGCTCGCTACTCTGACCGCCAGACTGTCTGACCTCAGAAAAAT GGGTAAAGGTGACACACCTGAGGCCAGAGCTTTGGCCAAACAGATCGCTACAGCTCTGCAGAATCTgcagtccaaaaccaacaaaatCGTGACAAACAGCCGGCCTGCAAAGGCAGCTGTGCACTTGGAGGGAAAGATCGAGCAAGCACAGCGCTGGATCGACAATCCCACCGTGGATGACAATGGCGTGG GCCAGACAGCTATCCGTGGCCTTGCAGCAGAGGGCCGCAGGCTGGCCAACGCTCTTCCTGGCCCATACCGCCAGGAGCTAATGGGTAAGTGCGAGCGGGTGGAGCAGCTCATGGCCCAGCTGGCCGACCTGGCAGCCCGAGGGGAAGGGGACTCCCCTCAGGCACGTGCTGTGGCTCAACAACTCCAAGAGGCTTTAAAA GACCTCAAAGGACAGATGCAGGAGGCAATGACTCAGGAGGTGTCCGACATTTTCAGTGACACAACCACCCCCATTAAGTTGTTGGCAGTAGCTGCTACTGCCCCTCTGGATGCTCCTAACAGAAATGAg GTCTTTGACGAAAGAGCTGCCAACTTTGAGAACCATGCCAATAAGCTGGGAGCCACGGCGGAGAAGGCGGCTGCTGTTGGCACGGCTAACAAAAGCACAGTGGAGGGAATACAGGCTGCCGTCAAGTCAACCAGAGACTTGACACCACAA GTTGTATCTGCTGCTCGGATTTTGCTGAGAAACCCCGGCAACCAAGCTGCTTATGAACATTTTGAGACCATGAAGAATCAGTGGATCGACAATGTCGAGAAAATGACAG GTCTGGTGGATGAAGCCATCGACACAAAGTCTCTGCTGGACGCCTCAGAGGAAGCCATAAAGAACGACTTGGATAAGTGCCGCGTGGCCATGACCAACCACCAGCCTCAGATGTTAGTGGCTGGTGCGACCAGCATCGCCCGCAGAGCCAACCGCATCCTGCTGGTGGCCAAACGAGAGGTGGAGAACTCTGAGGATCCAAAATTCAGGGAGGTGGTGAAGGCTGCATCCGATGAACTGAGCCAGACAATTTCTCCTATGGTGATGAGTGCCAAGGCAGTGGCTGCAAAAATCCAAGATCCGA GTCTTCAGAAAGGCTTTCTGGACTCTGGTTTTAAGATCCTCGGTGCTGTGGCAAAGGTCAGGGAGGCCTTCCAGCCCCCAGAGCCAGACTTCCCACCCCCTCCTCCTGAGCTGGATCAGCTTAAT CTCAACGATGAAGCAGCGCCTCCCAAGCCTCCTCTTCCAGAGGGTGAAGTCCCACCCCCCCGACCTCCTCCCCCAGAGGAAAAGGACGAGGAGTTCCCCGAACAGAAAGCTGGTGACGTGGTGAACGAGCCGATGATGGTGGCCGCCAAGCAGCTTCACGATGAAGCTCGCAAGTGGTCAAGCAAA GGAAATGACATCATTGGTGCTGCCAAGCGAATGGCCCTGCTCATGGCAGAGATGTCCCGCCTGGTGCGTGGAGGTAGCGGAAACAAGCGTGCTCTCATCCAGTGCGCCAAGGACATCGCCAAGGCTTCCGATGAGGTCACCAAGATGGCCAAGGAGGTCGCTAAGCAGTGCACTGACAAACGGATCCGGACCAACCTGCTCCAG GTGTGTGAGCGCATTCCCACCATCAGCACCCAACTCAAAATCCTGTCTACTGTCAAAGCCACCATGTTGGGTCGTACCAACATCAGCGAGGAGGAGTCGGAACAG GCGACTGAGATGTTGGTCCACAATGCTCAGAACCTCATGCAATCTGTGAAGGAGACGGTAAGGGAGGCAGAAGCCGCTTCCATTAAGATCCGGACAGACGCGGGCTTCACCCTCCACTGGGTGAGGAAGACCCCCTGGTACCAGTAA
- the vcl gene encoding vinculin isoform X1, with the protein MPVFHTKTIESILEPVAQQISHLVIMHEEGEVDGKAIPDLSAPVATVQAAVSNLVRVGKETVQTTEDQIMKRDMQPAFIKVENACAKLVQAASMLKSDPYAVPARDFLIDGSRGILSGTSDLLLTFDEAEVRKIIRVCKGILEYLTVAEVVESMEDLITYTKNLGPGMTKMAKMIDERQQELTHQEHRVMLVNSMNTVKELLPILISGIKIFVTTKTSGGQGVEEALKNRNFTFEKMSAEINEIIRVLQLTSWDEDAWANKKDTESMKRALGLIDSKMAHAKNWLRDPNAPPGDAGEQAIRQILDEAGKVGELCTGKERRDIVGTAKTLGQITDQVSEMRARGQGASPVAVQKAQQVSHGLDVLTNKVENAARKLEAMTNSKQAIAKKIDAAQSWLADPKGGPEGEENIKALLTEAKKIADMCDDPKEREDALRSIKELATLTARLSDLRKMGKGDTPEARALAKQIATALQNLQSKTNKIVTNSRPAKAAVHLEGKIEQAQRWIDNPTVDDNGVGQTAIRGLAAEGRRLANALPGPYRQELMGKCERVEQLMAQLADLAARGEGDSPQARAVAQQLQEALKDLKGQMQEAMTQEVSDIFSDTTTPIKLLAVAATAPLDAPNRNEVFDERAANFENHANKLGATAEKAAAVGTANKSTVEGIQAAVKSTRDLTPQVVSAARILLRNPGNQAAYEHFETMKNQWIDNVEKMTGLVDEAIDTKSLLDASEEAIKNDLDKCRVAMTNHQPQMLVAGATSIARRANRILLVAKREVENSEDPKFREVVKAASDELSQTISPMVMSAKAVAAKIQDPSLQKGFLDSGFKILGAVAKVREAFQPPEPDFPPPPPELDQLNLNDEAAPPKPPLPEGEVPPPRPPPPEEKDEEFPEQKAGDVVNEPMMVAAKQLHDEARKWSSKGNDIIGAAKRMALLMAEMSRLVRGGSGNKRALIQCAKDIAKASDEVTKMAKEVAKQCTDKRIRTNLLQVCERIPTISTQLKILSTVKATMLGRTNISEEESEQATEMLVHNAQNLMQSVKETVREAEAASIKIRTDAGFTLHWVRKTPWYQ; encoded by the exons ATGCCCGTTTTTCACACGAAGACTATAGAAAGTATCCTGGAGCCGGTGGCTCAGCAAATATCCCATCTGGTGATAATGCACGAGGAAGGTGAAGTTGACGGAAAGGCGATACCAGATCTATCGGCGCCGGTGGCTACGGTGCAGGCGGCCGTTAGCAACCTCGTCCGG GTTGGGAAGGAGACCGTTCAAACTACAGAAGACCAGATTATGAAAAGGGATATGCAACCTGCTTTTATCAA AGTGGAGAATGCATGCGCAAAGCTGGTGCAGGCTGCTTCCATGCTCAAATCGGACCCATACGCCGTTCCTGCTCGGGATTTTCTGATCGATGGTTCCCGGGGCATCCTGTCTGGAACATCTGATCTGCTTCTGACCTTTGATGAAGCTGAG gTCCGTAAAATCATCCGGGTGTGCAAAGGGATCCTGGAGTATCTGACTGTGGCAGAGGTGGTAGAATCAATGGAGGACTTGATCACGTACACAAAGAACCTCGGTCCAG GTATGACAAAGATGGCGAAGATGATAGATGAGCGGCAGCAGGAGCTCACGCATCAGGAGCATCGGGTGATGCTGGTCAACTCCATGAACACAGTCAAGGAGCTGCTGCCCATCCTCATCTCAG gTATCAAAATCTTTGTAACAACCAAGACGTCAGGTGGACAAGGTGTGGAAGAGGCTTTGAAGAACCGCAACTTCACCTTTGAGAAGATGAGCGCTGAGATCAATGAGATCATTCGGGTGCTGCAGCTTACGTCCTGGGACGAGGACGCCTGGGCCAACAAG AAGGACACAGAATCCATGAAGAGGGCTCTGGGGCTTATTGACTCAAAGATGGCACATGCCAAAAACTGGCTAAGGGACCCAAATGCTCCACCAG GAGATGCAGGGGAACAGGCCATCCGTCAGATTCTGGACGAAGCGGGAAAAGTCGGGGAATTGTGTACGGGAAAGGAGCGCAGGGATATTGTGGGCACTGCAAAAACCCTGGGCCAGATTACAGATCAGGTGTCTGAAATGAGAGCCAG AGGTCAAGGAGCATCCCCAGTGGCCGTGCAGAAGGCCCAGCAGGTTTCCCACGGGCTCGACGTGCTGACAAACAAGGTTGAGAATGCGGCTCGCAAACTGGAGGCCATGACGAACTCTAAGCAGGCCATCGCTAAGAAGATTGATGCTGCACAA AGCTGGCTTGCAGATCCCAAAGGTGGCCCTGAGGGAGAAGAGAACATCAAGGCTTTGCTCACAGAAGCTAAGAAGATTGCTGACATGTGTGATGACCCCAAGGAAAGAGAAGATGCGTTGCGCTCTATTAAAGAGCTCGCTACTCTGACCGCCAGACTGTCTGACCTCAGAAAAAT GGGTAAAGGTGACACACCTGAGGCCAGAGCTTTGGCCAAACAGATCGCTACAGCTCTGCAGAATCTgcagtccaaaaccaacaaaatCGTGACAAACAGCCGGCCTGCAAAGGCAGCTGTGCACTTGGAGGGAAAGATCGAGCAAGCACAGCGCTGGATCGACAATCCCACCGTGGATGACAATGGCGTGG GCCAGACAGCTATCCGTGGCCTTGCAGCAGAGGGCCGCAGGCTGGCCAACGCTCTTCCTGGCCCATACCGCCAGGAGCTAATGGGTAAGTGCGAGCGGGTGGAGCAGCTCATGGCCCAGCTGGCCGACCTGGCAGCCCGAGGGGAAGGGGACTCCCCTCAGGCACGTGCTGTGGCTCAACAACTCCAAGAGGCTTTAAAA GACCTCAAAGGACAGATGCAGGAGGCAATGACTCAGGAGGTGTCCGACATTTTCAGTGACACAACCACCCCCATTAAGTTGTTGGCAGTAGCTGCTACTGCCCCTCTGGATGCTCCTAACAGAAATGAg GTCTTTGACGAAAGAGCTGCCAACTTTGAGAACCATGCCAATAAGCTGGGAGCCACGGCGGAGAAGGCGGCTGCTGTTGGCACGGCTAACAAAAGCACAGTGGAGGGAATACAGGCTGCCGTCAAGTCAACCAGAGACTTGACACCACAA GTTGTATCTGCTGCTCGGATTTTGCTGAGAAACCCCGGCAACCAAGCTGCTTATGAACATTTTGAGACCATGAAGAATCAGTGGATCGACAATGTCGAGAAAATGACAG GTCTGGTGGATGAAGCCATCGACACAAAGTCTCTGCTGGACGCCTCAGAGGAAGCCATAAAGAACGACTTGGATAAGTGCCGCGTGGCCATGACCAACCACCAGCCTCAGATGTTAGTGGCTGGTGCGACCAGCATCGCCCGCAGAGCCAACCGCATCCTGCTGGTGGCCAAACGAGAGGTGGAGAACTCTGAGGATCCAAAATTCAGGGAGGTGGTGAAGGCTGCATCCGATGAACTGAGCCAGACAATTTCTCCTATGGTGATGAGTGCCAAGGCAGTGGCTGCAAAAATCCAAGATCCGA GTCTTCAGAAAGGCTTTCTGGACTCTGGTTTTAAGATCCTCGGTGCTGTGGCAAAGGTCAGGGAGGCCTTCCAGCCCCCAGAGCCAGACTTCCCACCCCCTCCTCCTGAGCTGGATCAGCTTAAT CTCAACGATGAAGCAGCGCCTCCCAAGCCTCCTCTTCCAGAGGGTGAAGTCCCACCCCCCCGACCTCCTCCCCCAGAGGAAAAGGACGAGGAGTTCCCCGAACAGAAAGCTGGTGACGTGGTGAACGAGCCGATGATGGTGGCCGCCAAGCAGCTTCACGATGAAGCTCGCAAGTGGTCAAGCAAA GGAAATGACATCATTGGTGCTGCCAAGCGAATGGCCCTGCTCATGGCAGAGATGTCCCGCCTGGTGCGTGGAGGTAGCGGAAACAAGCGTGCTCTCATCCAGTGCGCCAAGGACATCGCCAAGGCTTCCGATGAGGTCACCAAGATGGCCAAGGAGGTCGCTAAGCAGTGCACTGACAAACGGATCCGGACCAACCTGCTCCAG GTGTGTGAGCGCATTCCCACCATCAGCACCCAACTCAAAATCCTGTCTACTGTCAAAGCCACCATGTTGGGTCGTACCAACATCAGCGAGGAGGAGTCGGAACAG GCGACTGAGATGTTGGTCCACAATGCTCAGAACCTCATGCAATCTGTGAAGGAGACGGTAAGGGAGGCAGAAGCCGCTTCCATTAAGATCCGGACAGACGCGGGCTTCACCCTCCACTGGGTGAGGAAGACCCCCTGGTACCAGTAA